GGTGATTCAGGATCTTTAGGCTTATCGGGGCAAAATTCTAGACAAACCTGAATGTTAACTTCGGGACTTAATCGGTAATCTTTCGCCGGAATAATGTTTATAGCCCACATTCCGCACCCACAACTGTCACACATCAGCAAAAGGGGATGGAAGAGTACAAATGAACTAATGAGAAACCAGAATAAACAGGCTTAATGATAATAAGTGGCATTAAGC
The Microcoleus sp. FACHB-831 DNA segment above includes these coding regions:
- a CDS encoding KGK domain-containing protein yields the protein MWAINIIPAKDYRLSPEVNIQVCLEFCPDKPKDPESPLDDIRKMLKDEQ